In the Oncorhynchus keta strain PuntledgeMale-10-30-2019 chromosome 16, Oket_V2, whole genome shotgun sequence genome, GTCTTGCTGAACTGCTAAATAAGATTCTCCTTGGTCGTCTTGCTGAACTGCTAAATATGATTCTCCTTGGTCGTCTCTCTGAACTGCTAAATATGATTCTCCTTGGTCGTCTTGCTGAACTGCTAAATAAGATTCTCCTTGGTCGTCTCTCTTCGGGGCAAAGCGAGGACAACTCGCTGGCACCAATGTTTTCTATAGCACAAAACTCCCATCAGGATGTGTAACCAACAGTTTGGCTCTAGTAACAGAGGTGGACGGTGGGGGACGCGGTTCTTCATTGCTACCGCATCGGGGACCCGCTCAACTGATTCCCCTGGGGGGAAGAAGGGGCTTCTAACCCAGGGGCATGTCCCCAGTGGAAGACAAGGGGCCAGCCAACAAATCACACCGTGTCCTGGCCTGTATCCTCTCGGACGGAGCACAGACCCCTCCCCGTGCCAAAGCTCTCCCCTCAGCACTTCTCACAAGAAACTGAGACAGGAAGACCTACTTCCTGTCATCACCAAGCACCGTCTCCAAAGGTCTTTGTCACATCCAGGTGTCATGCCGAGGGCACTGAGCAAAAATATGATGAAAGGGGCAAAtatgttacatggtagatacagtatctgacatggtagatacagtatgttacaatacagtatgttacatggtagatacagtatctgacatggtagatacagtatgttacaatacagtatgttacatggtaAATACAGTATCTGACATGGTAGATGcagtatgttacatggtagatgcagtatattacaatacagtatgttacatggtagatacagtatgttacatggtagatacagtatgctacatggtagatacagtatgttacaatacagtatgttacatggtagatacagtatgttacatggtagatacagtatgttacatggtagatacagtatgttacaatacagtatgttacatggtagatacagtatgttacatggtagatacagtatgctacatggtagatacagtatctgacatggtagatacagtatgttacaatacagtatgttacatggtagatacagtatgttacaatacagtatgttacatggtagatacagtatgttacatggtagatacagtatgctacatggtagatacagtatctgacatggtagatacagtatgttacaatacagtatgttacattgtagatacagtatgttacaatacagtatgttacatggtagatacagtatgttacatggtagatacagtatgttacatggtagatacagtatgtaacaatacagtatgttacctggtagatacagtatgttacatggtagatacagtaggttacatggtagatacagtatgttacatggtagatacagtatgttacaatacagtatgttacaatacagtatgttacatggtagatacagtatgttacatggtagatacagtatgttacaatacagtatgttacgtggtagatacagtatgttacaatacagtatgttacatggtagaaacagtatgttacatggtagatacagtatgttacatggtagatacagcatgttacaatacagtatgttacatggtagatacagtatgttacaatacagtatgttacaatacagtatgttacatggtagatacagtatgttacatggtagatacagtatgttacatggtagataccgtatgttacaatacagtatgttacaatacagtatgttacatggtagatacagtatgttacatggtagatacagtttgttacatggtagatacagtttgttacatggtagatacagtatgttacaatacagtatgttacaatacagtatgttacaatacagtatgttacatggtagatacagtatgttacatggtagatacaatatgttacaatacagtatgttacaatacagtatgttacatggtagatacagtatgttacatggtagatacagtatgttacatggtagatacagtatgttacatggtagatGCAGTTTGGTTGCTCCTTTAGCTTCTATCCAATAACAAACTACTTCCTGCTTATTCAGTTTACCTTGTCAAACACATGATATAACCAAGATaatgaaaataaaacaaaatatatacaaTGACAATACAATGAACTGATATCTCTACTATATAATAGTTGATCCAACATGGAGTCTAGAAGGACTGTTCTCTCTACGATATAATAGTTAATATATTATGGAGTCTGGAAGGACTGTTCTCTACTATATAATAGTTGATCTAACATGGAGTCCAGaaggactgttctctctactataaTAGTTAATATATTATGGAGTCTGAAGGACTGTTCTCTACTATATAATAGTTGATCTAACATGGAGTCTAGaaggactgttctctactgtataataGTTGATCTAACATGGAGTCTAGAAGGACTGTTCTCTACTATATAATAGTTGATCCAACATGGAGTCTAGaaggactgttctctactgtataataGTTGATTTAACATGGAGACTAGaaggactgttctctactgtataatagttgatctaacatggagtctagaaggactgttctctactgtataataGTTGATCTAACATGGAGTCCAGAAGGACTGTTCTCTACTACGTTGATATAATAGTTAATATATTATGGAGTCTGGaaggactgttctctactgtataatagttgatctaacatggagtctagaaggactgttctctactgtataatagttgatctaacatggagactagaaggactgttctctactgtataatagttgatctaacatggagtctagaaggactgttctctactgtataatagttgatctaacatggagtctagaaggactgttctctactgtataatagttgatctaacatggagtctagaaggactgttctctactgtataatagttgatctaacatggagtctagaaggactgttctctgctgtataatagttgatctaacatggagtctagaaggactgttctctactgtataatagttgatctaacatggagtctagaaggactgttctctactgtataatagttgatctaacatggagtccaaaaggactgttctctactgtataatagttgatccaacatggagtctagaaggactgttctctactgtataataGTTGATCTAACATGGAGACTAGgaggactgttctctactgtataatagtagatctaacatggagtctagaaggactgttctctactatataatagttgatctaacatggagtctagaaggactgttctctactgtataatagtagatctaacatggagtctagaaggactgttctctactgtataatagttgatctaacatggagtctagaagcactgttctctactgtataatagttgatctaacatggagtctagaaggactgttctctactgtataataGTTGATCTAACATGGAGTCCAGAAGGACTGTTCTCTCTACGATATAATAGTTAATATATTATGGAGTCTGGAAGGACTGTTCTCTACTATATAATAGTTGATCCAACATGGAGTCTAAaaggactgttctctactgtataatagttgatctaacatggagtccagaaggactgttctctactgtataataGTTTATCTAAAATGGAGTCTAGaaggactgttctctactgtatatagttgatctaacatggattctagaaggactgttctctactgtataatagttgatctaacatggagtctagaaggactgttctctactgtataatagttgatctaacatggagtctagaaggactgttctctactgtataatagttgatctaacatggagactagaaggactgttctctactgtataacAGTTGATCTAACATGAAGTCTGGaaggactgttctctactgtataataGTTTATCTAACATGGAGACTAGaaggactgttctctactgtataatagttgatctaacatgaagtctagaaggactgttctctactgtataatagttaatctaacatggagtctagaaggactgttctctactgtataatagttgatctaacatggagtctagaaggactgttctctactgtataacAGTTGATCTAACATGAAGTCTAGCAGGGTTCACGGGAAGCCAGGGTAGGCTGTACAAAACCATCTCTGGCAGAGGAATTAATGATCATCTGGGGGGGGGAGGTCTCCGTTGTGGTATGCTGCTCTGATAGATAGTCCACGGAATTACTCTAGTAACGTCTTAAAACCCTGGTCATGGCGTCCCAACAGTGTATGGAGACCTTCCATAAGCCTCTGAAGTAGCTCCTCATGTTTTTCAATGGTGACTCCCTGCCGGGAGACAACTTTGAAGAGCCGGACCGAGTCGGATGGGTGAGTCGTGACCAGTTCATAATGTAATGACAAAGAGACAGGGCCAGatacaggaggcagatggtttgagtcacTGATATTTATAGAAATACAAGGGTTAGGCAATGggcaggtcagggacaggcagaaggtcataaaCAAGGTCCGAGTCCGAAAGGTACAGTGGGGggagacaggctcgaggtcaaggcaggctgaatggtcaggcagacaggctcgaggtcaaggcaggctgaatggtcaggcagacaggctcgaggtcaaggcaggctgaatggtcaggcagacaggctcgaggtcaaggcaggctgaatggtcaggcagacaggttcgaggtcaaggcaggctgaatggtcaggcagacaggctcgaggtcaaggcaggctgaatggtcaggcagacaggctcgaggtcaaggcaggctgaatggtcaggcagacaggctcgaggtcaaggcaggctgaatggtcaggcagacaggttcgaggtcaaggcaggctgaatggtcaggcagacaggctcgaggtcaaggcaggctgaatggtcaggcagacaggctcgaggtcaaggcaggctgaatggtcaggcagacaggttcgaggtcaaggcaggctgaatggtcaggcagacaggctcgaggtcaaggcaggctgaatggtcaggcagacaggctcgaggtcaaggcaggctgaatggtcaggcagacaggctcgaggtcaaggcaggctgaatggtcaggcagacaggctcgaggtcaaggcaggctgaatggtcaggcagacaggctcgaggtcaaggcaggctgaatggtcaggcagacaggctcgaggtcaaggcaggctgaatggtcaggcagacaggctcgaggtcaaggcaggctgaatggtcaggcagacaggctcgaggtcaaggcaggctgaatggtcaggcagacaggctcgaggtcaaggcaggctgaatggtcaggcagacaggctcgaggtcaaggcaggctgaatggtcaggcagacaggctcgaggtcaaggcaggctgaatggtcaggcagacaggctcAAGGTCAAGGCAGgttgaatggtcaggcagacaggctcgaggtcaaggcaggctgaatggtcaggcagacaggttcgaggtcaaggcaggctgaatggtcaggcagacaggctcgaggtcaaggcaggctgaatggtcaggcagacaggctcgaggtcaaggcaggctgaatggtcaggcagacaggttcgaggtcaaggcaggctgaatggtcaggcagacaggctcgagatcaaggcaggctgaatggtcagaaaggtgggctgggtgtcaaggcaggctgaatggacaggaaggtgggctgggtgttagggcaggctgaatggtcagaaaggtgggctgggtgtcaaggcaggctgaatggacaggaaggtgggctgggtgttagggcaggctgaatggtcagaaaggtgggctgggtgtcaagtcaggctgaatggacaggaaggtgggctgggtgtcaaggcaggctgaatggacaggaaggtgggatgggtgtcaaggcaggctgaatgggcaggaaggtgggctgggtgtcaaggcaggctgaatggacaggaaggtgggctgggtgtcaaggcaggctgaatggacaggaaggtgggctgggtgtcaaggcaggctgaatggtcaggcagacaggctcgaggtcaagggaggatgaatggtcaggcagacaggctcgaggtcaaggcaggctgaatggtcaggcagacaggctcgaggtcaagggaggctgaatggtcaggcagacaggctcgaggtcaaggcaggctgaatggtcaggcagacaggctTGAGGttaaggcaggctgaatggtcaggcagacaggctcgaggtcaaggcaggctgaatggtcaggcagacaggctcgaggtcaaggcaggctgaatggtcaggcagacaggctcgaggtcaaggcaggctgaatggtcaggcaggtgggctcgaggtcaaggcaggctgaatggttaGGCAGACAgcctcgaggtcaaggcaggctgaatggtcaggcaggtaggctgggtgttaggcaggctgaatggtcagaaaggtgggctgggtgtcaaggcaggctgaatggacaggaaggtgggctgggtgtcaaggcaggctgaatggtcagaaaggtgggctgggtgtcaaggcaggctgaatggacaggaaggtgggctgggtgtcaaggcaggctgaatggacaggaaggtgggctgggtgtcaatgcaggctgaatggacaggaaggtgggatgggtgtcaaggcaggctgaatgggcaggaagg is a window encoding:
- the LOC127908056 gene encoding keratin-associated protein 9-1-like isoform X1, encoding MVDTVCYNTVCYMVDTVCYMVDTVCYMVDTVCYNTVCYMVDTVCYMVDTVCYMVDTVSDMVDTVCYNTVCYMVDTVCYNTVCYMVDTVCYMVDTVCYMVDTVSDMVDTVCYNTVCYIVDTVCYNTVCYMVDTVCYMVDTVCYMVDTVCYNTVCYNTVCYMVDTVCYMVDTVCYNTVCYVVDTVCYNTVCYMVETVCYMVDTVCYMVDTACYNTVCYMVDTVCYNTVCYNTVCYMVDTVCYMVDTVCYMVDTVCYNTVCYNTVCYMVDTVCYMVDTVCYMVDTVCYMVDTVCYNTVCYNTVCYNTVCYMVDTVCYMVDTICYNTVCYNTVCYMVDTVCYMVDTVCYMVDTVCYMVDAVWLLL
- the LOC127908056 gene encoding keratin-associated protein 9-1-like isoform X3 → MVDTVCYNTVCYMVDTVCYMVDTVCYMVDTVCYNTVCYMVDTVCYMVDTVCYMVDTVSDMVDTVCYNTVCYMVDTVCYNTVCYMVDTVCYMVDTVCYMVDTVCYNTVCYNTVCYMVDTVCYMVDTVCYNTVCYVVDTVCYNTVCYMVETVCYMVDTVCYMVDTACYNTVCYMVDTVCYNTVCYNTVCYMVDTVCYMVDTVCYMVDTVCYNTVCYNTVCYMVDTVCYMVDTVCYMVDTVCYMVDTVCYNTVCYNTVCYNTVCYMVDTVCYMVDTICYNTVCYNTVCYMVDTVCYMVDTVCYMVDTVCYMVDAVWLLL
- the LOC127908056 gene encoding keratin-associated protein 9-1-like isoform X4 is translated as MVDTVCYNTVCYMVDTVCYMVDTVCYMVDTVCYNTVCYMVDTVCYMVDTVCYMVDTVSDMVDTVCYNTVCYMVDTVCYMVDTVCYMVDTVCYNTVCYNTVCYMVDTVCYMVDTVCYNTVCYVVDTVCYNTVCYMVETVCYMVDTVCYMVDTACYNTVCYMVDTVCYNTVCYNTVCYMVDTVCYMVDTVCYMVDTVCYNTVCYNTVCYMVDTVCYMVDTVCYMVDTVCYMVDTVCYNTVCYNTVCYNTVCYMVDTVCYMVDTICYNTVCYNTVCYMVDTVCYMVDTVCYMVDTVCYMVDAVWLLL
- the LOC127908056 gene encoding keratin-associated protein 9-1-like isoform X2; this translates as MVDTVCYNTVCYMVDTVCYMVDTVCYMVDTVCYNTVCYMVDTVCYMVDTVCYMVDTVSDMVDTVCYNTVCYMVDTVCYNTVCYMVDTVCYMVDTVCYMVDTVSDMVDTVCYNTVCYMVDTVCYMVDTVCYNTVCYNTVCYMVDTVCYMVDTVCYNTVCYVVDTVCYNTVCYMVETVCYMVDTVCYMVDTACYNTVCYMVDTVCYNTVCYNTVCYMVDTVCYMVDTVCYMVDTVCYNTVCYNTVCYMVDTVCYMVDTVCYMVDTVCYMVDTVCYNTVCYNTVCYNTVCYMVDTVCYMVDTICYNTVCYNTVCYMVDTVCYMVDTVCYMVDTVCYMVDAVWLLL